In Clostridium sp. JN-1, one genomic interval encodes:
- a CDS encoding DUF1492 domain-containing protein codes for MNAKEYLSQAVWLDKRIDSKLEQLESLKSLAMKVNTDITQERVSGGPNSKSPMENVMVKVIDLEYEINKDIDKLVDLKKEIMETINKLSDLNYQLLLEMRYINGRCWDDIATSMGYDRSSIFRIHGKALKEIDKLKVATK; via the coding sequence ATGAATGCAAAAGAATATTTATCACAAGCTGTTTGGCTTGATAAAAGAATAGATAGTAAACTTGAGCAATTAGAATCCTTAAAGAGTTTAGCCATGAAAGTAAATACAGATATTACACAAGAAAGAGTATCAGGCGGACCTAATAGTAAAAGTCCAATGGAAAATGTAATGGTAAAGGTTATTGATTTAGAATATGAGATTAATAAAGATATTGATAAACTGGTGGATCTCAAGAAAGAAATTATGGAAACTATAAATAAACTTAGTGATTTGAATTACCAGTTGCTTTTAGAGATGAGATATATTAATGGTAGGTGCTGGGATGATATAGCAACATCTATGGGATATGATAGAAGTTCAATATTTAGAATTCATGGAAAAGCATTAAAAGAAATAGATAAATTAAAAGTTGCGACTAAATGA
- a CDS encoding HNH endonuclease signature motif containing protein: MPMKPLKPCRHPGCPELTKNKYCEKHMNLHRNKRESAGRRGYDSRWNKIRKIFLKNNPICVECKKQGRITKATVVDHIIPHRGDYKLFWDKSNWQPLCKKCHDKKTMTEDRYQEFKY; this comes from the coding sequence GTGCCAATGAAACCATTAAAACCTTGTAGGCATCCAGGATGCCCTGAACTTACAAAGAATAAATATTGTGAAAAACATATGAATTTACATAGAAATAAAAGAGAAAGTGCTGGAAGACGTGGCTACGATAGCAGATGGAATAAGATTAGAAAGATATTTCTAAAAAATAATCCTATATGTGTTGAGTGTAAAAAACAAGGTAGGATAACAAAGGCTACAGTAGTTGATCATATTATTCCTCATAGAGGAGATTATAAATTGTTTTGGGATAAGAGCAACTGGCAACCTTTGTGTAAAAAGTGTCATGATAAGAAGACAATGACAGAAGATAGGTATCAAGAATTTAAATATTAA
- a CDS encoding RNA polymerase subunit sigma-70, producing MTSDEKEKIRELRLKGMGYKKIANFLNLTRDSVRGFCKRNGLEGNSCVVALNFEEKMKRNLLCVYCDKPLKQNGKGRIRRFCSDDCRRKWWNENQDKRNRKETAFYKYTCAYCGKEFSAYGNKNRKYCSHNCYIKDRFWRDEENGI from the coding sequence ATGACAAGTGATGAAAAAGAAAAAATAAGAGAACTAAGATTAAAAGGTATGGGATATAAAAAAATTGCTAACTTTTTAAATCTAACTAGAGATAGCGTTAGAGGGTTTTGTAAGCGTAATGGGTTAGAAGGAAATTCATGTGTTGTTGCTCTAAATTTTGAAGAAAAGATGAAAAGAAATTTACTTTGCGTCTATTGTGATAAACCCTTAAAGCAAAATGGTAAAGGCAGAATTAGAAGATTTTGCTCTGATGATTGTAGAAGAAAATGGTGGAATGAAAATCAAGATAAAAGAAATAGAAAAGAAACAGCATTTTATAAATATACCTGTGCTTACTGTGGAAAAGAATTTAGTGCTTATGGAAATAAAAATAGAAAATACTGTAGCCACAACTGCTACATTAAAGATAGATTTTGGAGGGATGAGGAAAATGGAATTTAA
- a CDS encoding site-specific DNA-methyltransferase, whose product MEFKKLKISDLVPAAYNPRKKLKPGDKEFDKIKSSINEFGYVEPIIVNSDMTIIGGHQRVSVLKTLGYEDIDCIVIDIDKTKEKALNIALNKITGEWNKELLADLIKDLQEIDYDVEFTGFEPPEIDELFNELHPKGVKEDGFDEAPPEVPITKNGDIWLLGRHRLICGDSTKLETYEKLMEGKKANLVVTDPPYNVSYEGAAGKIQNDNMEDKKFYEFLLNAYKGMYESLADGGSIYVFHADRETVNFRVAFKDAGFFCHQTCIWIKNSPVLGRCDYQYNHEPVLVGWKPTAGHKFYGDRKQRTTWNFDRPTKSKYHPTMKPIALVAYPITNSSLTNSIVLDPFGGSGSTLIACEQTDRICYTIELDEKYADVIVKRYIGQVDSDEVIFLIRNGEKISYKDIEKSE is encoded by the coding sequence ATGGAATTTAAGAAATTAAAAATTTCAGATTTAGTTCCTGCTGCATATAATCCTAGAAAAAAATTAAAACCAGGAGATAAAGAATTTGATAAAATTAAAAGCAGCATAAATGAATTTGGATATGTTGAGCCTATTATTGTAAATTCTGATATGACAATTATAGGAGGACATCAAAGAGTTTCAGTTTTAAAAACATTAGGTTATGAAGATATAGATTGCATTGTAATAGATATTGATAAAACCAAAGAAAAAGCACTAAATATTGCTCTTAATAAGATTACTGGTGAATGGAACAAAGAATTACTTGCTGATTTAATAAAGGATCTACAGGAAATTGATTATGATGTAGAGTTTACAGGTTTTGAGCCACCAGAAATTGATGAACTTTTTAATGAACTTCATCCTAAAGGTGTGAAAGAAGATGGTTTTGATGAAGCACCACCAGAAGTTCCAATAACAAAGAATGGTGATATTTGGTTGCTTGGAAGACATCGGTTAATATGCGGTGATAGCACAAAACTTGAAACATATGAAAAACTTATGGAAGGAAAGAAAGCAAATTTAGTTGTAACAGACCCTCCGTACAATGTTTCCTATGAAGGAGCAGCAGGAAAAATTCAAAATGATAACATGGAAGATAAAAAGTTTTATGAATTTCTTCTTAATGCTTATAAGGGTATGTATGAAAGTCTTGCAGACGGAGGTTCTATTTATGTATTTCATGCTGATAGGGAAACAGTTAATTTTAGAGTAGCTTTTAAAGATGCAGGATTCTTTTGTCATCAAACTTGTATATGGATAAAGAATTCTCCAGTATTAGGACGTTGTGATTATCAATATAATCATGAGCCTGTACTTGTAGGATGGAAACCTACTGCAGGACATAAATTTTACGGAGATAGAAAGCAAAGGACCACTTGGAATTTTGACAGACCTACAAAATCAAAATATCATCCAACAATGAAGCCAATAGCTTTAGTTGCATATCCAATTACAAATTCAAGTTTAACAAATTCTATTGTGCTAGATCCTTTTGGAGGAAGTGGTTCAACTCTTATAGCTTGTGAGCAGACAGATAGAATTTGCTATACTATAGAACTTGATGAAAAATATGCTGATGTTATTGTTAAGAGATATATAGGACAAGTAGATAGTGATGAAGTCATATTTCTTATAAGAAATGGTGAAAAAATTTCTTATAAAGATATTGAAAAAAGTGAATAA
- a CDS encoding DUF6329 domain-containing protein translates to MRALFGRKVLNLKELNYLTKEAKKDGMKGELYEVTKEIKLSDEEFKEFAKDFCRDQNWITKEDGGCNSKGELRCIRVKNTKTNKSILVDSEGYDYPRYTAIEK, encoded by the coding sequence ATGAGAGCATTATTTGGAAGAAAGGTTTTAAATTTAAAGGAACTTAACTACCTTACAAAAGAAGCTAAGAAAGATGGAATGAAAGGAGAACTTTACGAAGTTACAAAAGAAATAAAATTAAGTGATGAGGAATTCAAAGAATTTGCAAAAGACTTTTGCAGAGATCAAAATTGGATAACAAAAGAAGATGGTGGATGCAATTCAAAAGGGGAATTAAGATGCATAAGAGTTAAAAATACAAAAACAAATAAAAGTATCTTAGTAGATTCAGAAGGTTATGATTATCCAAGATACACAGCAATAGAAAAGTAG
- a CDS encoding amidoligase family protein codes for MKNQTIGVEIEMTGITREKASKVISKFLNGEIERNYDSYDTYKVTAPDKRIWKIMSDASIETMKKEKGTLISADKSYSVELVTPILKYEDIEILQELIRKLRHAGAVSESKLKCGIHIHIGAKGHTPNTLKNLVNLIAAKEDLIYKSLEIDPARVKYCKKVNNHLMETINKKKPKNLKELADIWYSDYGVENRRRHYHTSRYHGLNLHSTFTKGTIEFRLFNGTMHAGKIRSYIVFCLAISHQALKQKSASAKRTNTDNEKYTFRCWLLRLGLIGDEFKNCRMHLMKSLDGDSAFRTPRIA; via the coding sequence TTGAAGAACCAAACAATTGGTGTAGAAATTGAAATGACAGGAATTACAAGAGAAAAAGCTTCAAAAGTTATTTCAAAATTTCTAAATGGAGAAATCGAAAGAAACTATGATAGTTATGATACCTATAAGGTAACAGCACCAGATAAAAGAATCTGGAAAATAATGAGTGATGCAAGTATTGAAACAATGAAAAAAGAAAAGGGTACACTTATTTCAGCAGATAAAAGTTATAGTGTAGAACTTGTAACGCCTATTCTAAAGTATGAAGATATTGAAATCTTGCAAGAACTTATAAGAAAGCTTAGACATGCAGGAGCAGTTAGCGAAAGTAAGCTGAAATGTGGAATTCATATTCATATAGGTGCAAAAGGACATACTCCAAATACTTTAAAGAATCTAGTTAATCTTATAGCAGCAAAGGAAGATTTAATTTATAAAAGCCTTGAAATTGATCCAGCTAGGGTTAAATATTGCAAAAAGGTTAATAATCATTTGATGGAAACTATAAATAAAAAGAAACCTAAGAATTTAAAGGAGCTTGCAGATATTTGGTATAGCGATTATGGCGTTGAGAATAGGAGAAGGCACTACCATACAAGCAGATATCATGGACTAAATTTACATAGTACTTTTACAAAAGGAACTATTGAGTTTAGACTTTTTAATGGGACTATGCACGCAGGAAAAATTAGAAGTTACATAGTTTTTTGCTTAGCCATTAGCCACCAAGCATTAAAACAAAAAAGTGCAAGTGCAAAACGTACCAATACTGATAATGAAAAATATACCTTTAGGTGTTGGCTTCTTAGACTTGGGCTTATAGGAGATGAATTTAAAAATTGCAGAATGCACCTTATGAAATCTCTTGATGGAGATTCAGCATTTAGAACACCAAGGATTGCTTGA
- a CDS encoding gamma-glutamylcyclotransferase, whose translation MDKFFTQKTCDRCGGSLGNGRIMSMFNTECICMECHKKEKQDKDYEKAVKADHEEIKKGNYNYKGIRGK comes from the coding sequence ATGGATAAATTTTTTACACAAAAAACTTGTGATAGATGTGGTGGTTCTTTAGGAAATGGAAGGATCATGTCAATGTTTAATACCGAGTGCATTTGCATGGAGTGCCATAAAAAAGAAAAACAAGATAAGGATTATGAAAAGGCAGTTAAGGCGGACCATGAAGAAATTAAAAAAGGTAACTATAATTACAAAGGCATAAGAGGTAAATAA
- a CDS encoding phage terminase small subunit P27 family, producing the protein MAQRGRKPKPTAIKIIEGNPGKRPLNKNEPKPEKKAPRCPSWLEDDAKKEWRRMAKQMEHLGTLTEIDMAAFAGYCQAYARWKEAEEFVTKHGAIVKTPSGYWQQVPQVSIAQTYLKIMNKFCEQFGLTPSSRSRIITDSNENEDDKMELLLFKGGGKNV; encoded by the coding sequence ATGGCACAAAGGGGAAGAAAACCAAAACCAACTGCAATTAAAATCATTGAAGGTAATCCAGGTAAAAGACCATTAAATAAAAATGAACCTAAACCAGAAAAGAAAGCGCCAAGATGCCCAAGTTGGTTAGAAGATGATGCAAAAAAAGAATGGAGAAGAATGGCAAAGCAAATGGAGCACCTAGGTACTTTAACAGAAATAGATATGGCAGCATTTGCAGGATATTGCCAGGCTTATGCAAGGTGGAAGGAAGCTGAGGAGTTTGTTACAAAACATGGTGCTATAGTAAAAACTCCATCTGGTTATTGGCAGCAAGTACCACAGGTTTCAATAGCACAAACTTATTTGAAAATAATGAATAAGTTTTGTGAACAATTTGGTCTTACTCCATCTTCAAGAAGTAGAATTATTACAGATTCAAATGAAAATGAAGATGACAAGATGGAATTATTGCTATTTAAGGGTGGTGGCAAGAATGTATGA
- a CDS encoding terminase TerL endonuclease subunit, translating into MYDAAKAQYVVDFINCLKHTKGRWKGQNFDLLSWQDKIIRDIFGNIKPNGYRQYNTAYVEIPKKNGKSELAAAVALYMTCGDNEWGAEVYGCASDRQQASIVFDVAVDMVEQCPALKRRIKPIMSVKRLVFKPTNSYYQVLSAEAYTKHGLNVHAVIFDELHSQPNRGLFDVMTKGSGDARTQPLFFLITTAGTDRNSICFEQHQKAMDIIEGRKIDSTFYPVIYGIKDEDDWTSEENWYKANPSLGHTIDIEKVRNAFNSAKENPAEENIFRQLRLNQWVKQSTRWMPMDKWDECDSNIDIDSLKGRECYGGLDLSSTTDITAFVLVFPPRNDAEKYIVLPFFWIPEDNLKLRVRRDHVPYDVWEKQGFIKTTEGNVVHYGFIETFIEELGIKYNIKEIAFDRWGAIQMVQNLDGMGFTVVPFGQGYKDMSPPSKELMKLTLEERIAHGGNPVLRWMMDNIFIKQDPAGNIKPDKEKSTEKIDGAVALIMALDRSIRNGGIGGSVYDERGILIL; encoded by the coding sequence ATGTATGATGCAGCAAAGGCACAATATGTTGTTGATTTTATAAATTGTTTAAAACACACAAAAGGCAGATGGAAGGGACAAAACTTTGACCTTCTTTCATGGCAGGACAAAATTATAAGAGATATTTTTGGAAACATAAAGCCTAATGGATACAGGCAATATAATACAGCCTATGTTGAAATACCAAAAAAGAATGGTAAATCAGAACTTGCAGCAGCAGTTGCCCTATATATGACTTGCGGAGATAATGAATGGGGAGCAGAAGTTTATGGATGTGCTTCAGATAGGCAACAAGCGTCTATAGTTTTTGATGTAGCTGTTGATATGGTAGAACAATGTCCGGCTTTAAAAAGAAGGATAAAACCTATAATGTCAGTTAAAAGATTAGTCTTTAAACCTACAAATAGTTATTATCAAGTATTATCAGCAGAAGCTTACACAAAGCATGGTTTAAATGTTCATGCAGTTATATTTGATGAACTCCATAGTCAGCCAAACAGAGGACTATTTGATGTTATGACTAAGGGAAGTGGAGATGCTAGAACTCAACCCTTATTCTTTTTAATAACTACAGCAGGAACAGATAGAAATTCTATATGTTTTGAGCAACACCAAAAGGCTATGGATATTATAGAAGGCAGAAAAATAGATTCTACTTTTTATCCTGTTATATATGGAATTAAAGATGAGGATGATTGGACATCAGAAGAAAACTGGTATAAAGCTAATCCATCACTTGGACACACTATTGATATAGAAAAAGTTAGAAATGCTTTTAATAGTGCAAAAGAAAATCCAGCTGAAGAAAATATATTTAGGCAATTAAGGCTTAATCAATGGGTAAAACAATCCACTCGTTGGATGCCAATGGATAAATGGGACGAGTGTGATTCTAATATAGATATAGATTCACTAAAAGGCAGAGAATGTTATGGAGGACTTGACCTTTCAAGTACTACAGATATTACTGCTTTTGTTTTGGTTTTTCCACCAAGAAATGATGCTGAAAAATATATAGTTTTACCTTTCTTTTGGATACCAGAAGATAACTTAAAACTAAGAGTAAGAAGGGATCATGTACCATATGATGTGTGGGAGAAACAAGGATTTATAAAAACAACGGAAGGTAATGTTGTTCATTATGGATTCATAGAAACTTTTATCGAAGAATTAGGAATTAAATATAACATAAAAGAAATAGCTTTTGACCGCTGGGGAGCTATTCAAATGGTGCAAAATCTTGATGGTATGGGCTTTACAGTAGTACCATTCGGACAAGGATATAAAGATATGTCCCCACCATCAAAAGAATTAATGAAATTAACATTAGAAGAAAGAATAGCACATGGAGGAAATCCAGTACTTAGATGGATGATGGATAATATATTTATAAAGCAAGACCCAGCAGGAAACATAAAGCCTGATAAAGAGAAAAGTACAGAAAAAATTGATGGTGCAGTTGCTTTAATAATGGCTTTGGATAGAAGTATTAGAAATGGTGGAATTGGTGGTAGTGTTTATGATGAGAGAGGAATTTTAATTTTATGA
- a CDS encoding AAA family ATPase, translated as MGNLAVRKVVYNGKKYYFESPYLEDGIVILEGVNGHGKSTFMNLIYYGLGGKVPGFNKNDKDANNKHTEIYNDEDNYVELEVEINNKKYELTRTIGDNIIFIVDEDKNVTETCVFRNQTDKDTKVFSDWILGTLGINVFDIVQGTRSFKLNFSDLMRLIYHDQLTEVDKIYKEADNSNFLSDSLEIRKAIFEVLLGKIYNKYYSALGNYKLKSKELEKNQAIMDSYDDFLNEILSEDLSNVVHIKALIVENENMRKKVNAERNIAISQKGSSNQILKSVDEQRNILAKYQSERDTLIQAKSAINQSIDKIIFLIDEAEKELQEIEKIRLVNKKLKLFSPNTCPYCLRDVERIKGKCICGEDVDEEQYEKFFYTDHEYFDILKVKKKAISSLSNLLDKKNYKMKNIVSETVTLDNKILNVKNYINELMQNITCDYNSAYIRQLDNRECELNAKIIELQQAEELAQKRENISVELIKLRKQVESLKIETEVYLSAAKEDMLNRKSSFSDIYLQLMKLADAHCYAAYIGDDYMPNINFSQYRERSASVPKRLMFFLTMLIQSLQTEVNFPKFLMIDTPNKEGIDKENLIKNITLLSKANEVKTQSEIKYQIILTTGIDTYPDEYKDLVFLKLDDQKYLLKEKNDI; from the coding sequence ATGGGAAATTTAGCTGTTAGAAAAGTTGTATATAATGGGAAAAAATATTATTTTGAGTCACCTTATTTAGAAGATGGGATTGTTATATTAGAGGGAGTAAATGGACATGGAAAAAGTACATTTATGAATTTAATATATTATGGATTAGGTGGTAAAGTACCCGGATTTAATAAAAATGATAAGGATGCTAATAATAAGCATACAGAAATTTATAATGACGAAGATAATTATGTTGAACTAGAGGTTGAAATAAACAATAAAAAATATGAACTTACAAGAACGATAGGTGATAACATCATATTTATTGTAGATGAAGATAAAAATGTAACTGAAACTTGTGTTTTTAGAAACCAGACAGATAAAGATACGAAGGTATTTTCAGATTGGATTTTGGGTACTCTAGGTATTAATGTTTTTGATATAGTTCAAGGGACTAGGAGCTTTAAACTAAACTTTTCAGATTTAATGAGACTTATTTATCATGACCAATTGACAGAGGTTGATAAAATATATAAAGAAGCTGACAATTCAAACTTTTTATCAGATTCTTTAGAAATTAGAAAAGCTATTTTTGAAGTATTGTTGGGTAAAATATATAATAAATATTATTCAGCATTGGGAAATTATAAACTTAAGTCTAAAGAACTTGAAAAAAATCAAGCGATAATGGATAGCTATGATGACTTTTTAAATGAAATTTTGAGCGAAGATTTATCAAATGTAGTTCATATCAAGGCTTTAATTGTTGAAAATGAAAATATGCGTAAAAAAGTAAATGCTGAAAGAAACATTGCAATTAGTCAGAAAGGTAGTTCTAATCAAATCTTAAAGTCTGTAGATGAACAAAGAAATATTTTAGCTAAATATCAAAGTGAAAGAGATACTTTAATTCAAGCTAAGAGTGCTATAAATCAATCCATTGATAAAATAATATTTCTCATTGATGAGGCGGAAAAAGAATTACAGGAAATAGAAAAAATTCGGCTTGTAAATAAAAAATTAAAATTATTTTCGCCTAATACATGTCCTTATTGTTTAAGAGATGTTGAAAGAATAAAAGGAAAATGTATTTGTGGTGAAGATGTTGATGAAGAGCAGTATGAAAAGTTTTTTTACACAGATCACGAATATTTTGATATTTTAAAAGTTAAGAAGAAGGCTATTAGTTCATTAAGTAATTTGCTTGATAAAAAAAATTATAAGATGAAAAATATAGTTTCAGAAACAGTAACTCTGGATAATAAAATTCTAAATGTAAAGAACTATATCAATGAATTAATGCAAAACATCACATGTGACTATAATTCAGCATATATTAGACAGTTAGATAACAGGGAATGTGAATTGAATGCAAAAATTATTGAATTACAGCAGGCAGAGGAATTGGCTCAAAAAAGAGAAAATATTAGTGTCGAATTAATAAAGTTGCGTAAGCAGGTTGAATCTCTAAAAATTGAAACAGAGGTATATCTGAGTGCAGCAAAAGAGGATATGTTAAACAGAAAAAGTAGCTTTAGCGATATCTATCTTCAACTGATGAAATTAGCGGATGCTCACTGCTATGCAGCATATATTGGTGACGATTATATGCCTAATATTAATTTTAGCCAATATCGTGAGAGGAGTGCATCTGTTCCCAAAAGGCTAATGTTTTTTTTAACTATGTTAATTCAAAGTTTACAAACTGAAGTAAATTTTCCTAAATTTCTTATGATAGATACTCCCAATAAAGAGGGAATTGATAAGGAAAATTTAATTAAAAATATTACATTGTTATCAAAAGCGAACGAAGTAAAAACACAATCGGAGATAAAATATCAGATTATTTTAACTACAGGAATAGATACCTATCCTGACGAATATAAAGATTTGGTGTTTTTAAAGTTAGACGATCAAAAATACTTACTAAAAGAGAAAAATGATATATAA
- a CDS encoding phage portal protein, with the protein MSIFKRKSRDKPKNTFIGSAYSFFFGGTSSGKVANERTAMQTTAVYACVRILAESIASLPLHLYKYSEDGGKNKAINQSLYYLLHDEPNPEMTSFVFRETLMSHLLLWGNAYAQIIRDGRNKILAMYPLLPNKITVNRADNGEIYYIYTKNNDDGKGYGQVILRDYEVLHISGLGFDGLIGYSPIAMAKNAVGMCIACEEYGASFFANGANPGGVLEHPGVVKDPKRVRDSWNEVYKGTENAHKIAVLEEGMKFQSIGIPPDQAQFLETRKFQLDEIARLFRIPPHMIGDLDRSSFSNIEQQSLEFVKYTLNPWVIRWEQAIQKSLLSPKEKGKYFVKFNVDGLLRGDYESRMRGYAVGRQNGWLSSNDIRELEDMNPIPIDEGGDLYLVNGNMTKLKEAGAFANKRNGGDKS; encoded by the coding sequence ATATCAATATTTAAAAGAAAATCAAGAGATAAGCCTAAAAATACTTTTATAGGTTCTGCATATAGTTTTTTCTTCGGTGGAACATCTAGTGGCAAAGTTGCTAATGAAAGAACCGCAATGCAAACTACTGCAGTTTATGCTTGTGTTAGAATTCTTGCAGAGTCTATTGCTTCACTTCCACTTCATCTTTATAAATATAGTGAAGATGGTGGGAAAAATAAAGCTATAAATCAATCTTTATATTATTTATTACATGATGAGCCAAACCCAGAGATGACTTCATTTGTGTTTAGAGAAACACTTATGAGTCATCTTTTATTATGGGGAAATGCTTATGCGCAAATTATAAGAGATGGTAGAAATAAAATTTTAGCCATGTATCCGCTACTGCCTAATAAAATTACTGTAAATAGAGCAGATAATGGTGAGATTTATTATATTTATACCAAGAATAATGATGATGGAAAAGGATATGGTCAAGTTATTTTAAGAGATTATGAAGTGCTTCATATTTCAGGACTTGGGTTTGATGGATTAATAGGATATTCTCCAATTGCTATGGCTAAAAATGCGGTTGGAATGTGTATAGCTTGTGAGGAATATGGAGCAAGTTTCTTTGCAAATGGAGCAAATCCAGGAGGTGTACTTGAACATCCAGGAGTAGTTAAAGATCCTAAAAGAGTAAGGGATAGTTGGAATGAAGTATATAAAGGCACAGAAAATGCACATAAAATTGCTGTACTTGAGGAAGGGATGAAGTTTCAAAGTATAGGAATTCCACCAGATCAAGCACAGTTTTTAGAGACGAGGAAATTTCAGTTAGATGAAATTGCTCGTCTTTTTCGTATTCCACCACATATGATTGGGGATTTAGATAGATCTAGTTTTTCGAACATAGAGCAGCAAAGTCTTGAGTTTGTAAAATATACTTTAAACCCTTGGGTAATTAGATGGGAACAGGCTATACAAAAATCATTATTAAGTCCAAAAGAAAAAGGAAAATATTTTGTAAAGTTTAATGTAGATGGTTTACTTCGTGGAGATTATGAAAGCAGAATGAGGGGTTATGCAGTTGGCAGACAAAATGGATGGCTATCTTCAAATGATATAAGAGAACTTGAAGATATGAATCCAATTCCAATTGATGAAGGAGGAGATTTATATCTTGTAAATGGAAATATGACAAAGTTAAAAGAGGCAGGTGCATTTGCAAATAAAAGAAATGGAGGGGATAAATCATGA
- a CDS encoding head maturation protease, ClpP-related, with the protein MKKKFWNWVKNEGSRTLYLDGAIAEETWYGDEVTPKEFKAELISDDGDITVWINSPGGDVFAASQIYNMLMDYSGNVTVKIDGLAASAASVIAMAGSEVEISPVAMLMIHNPMTIVSGDTKEMNKAIDMLNEVKESIINAYELKTGLKRNKIASLMDAESWFNAKKAVELGFADKIMFEDKEDIKDLKGEVFSKNITNKALLNKLSTNSNESKISIENLDKRLELLKY; encoded by the coding sequence ATGAAAAAGAAATTCTGGAATTGGGTTAAGAATGAAGGAAGTAGGACTCTATATTTAGATGGTGCTATTGCAGAGGAAACTTGGTATGGAGATGAAGTAACTCCTAAAGAATTTAAAGCAGAATTAATAAGTGATGATGGGGATATAACAGTTTGGATTAATTCACCAGGTGGAGATGTATTTGCAGCATCACAAATTTATAATATGCTAATGGACTATAGTGGAAATGTAACTGTTAAAATTGATGGACTTGCAGCAAGTGCAGCTTCAGTAATTGCAATGGCAGGAAGCGAAGTTGAAATATCTCCTGTTGCAATGTTGATGATTCACAACCCCATGACAATTGTAAGTGGAGATACAAAAGAAATGAATAAGGCTATAGATATGTTAAATGAAGTAAAAGAGAGCATTATCAATGCTTATGAATTAAAAACAGGACTTAAAAGAAATAAAATAGCAAGTCTTATGGATGCTGAAAGTTGGTTCAATGCAAAGAAAGCTGTGGAACTTGGATTTGCAGACAAAATAATGTTTGAAGATAAAGAAGATATTAAAGATTTAAAAGGTGAAGTATTTAGTAAAAACATAACTAATAAAGCACTTTTAAATAAACTTTCTACAAATAGTAATGAATCAAAAATATCAATTGAAAATCTAGATAAAAGACTAGAACTTTTAAAATATTAA